The Paenalcaligenes faecalis genome has a window encoding:
- a CDS encoding CDP-6-deoxy-delta-3,4-glucoseen reductase — MSYKITVEPSGLSFEVKPGQNILDAALEAEIVLPYSCRGGGCSTCKGKVLEGEFEAGEAPQHILEQADLDQGYTLMCQAQPKSDMRIESPQARLTTDIQVRKLPARVMEMERINDDVMRLTLQLPPGQPLMYYAGQYMEVIMKDGRRRSYSMANPPQENNQIELHIRHMPGGAFTDHVFGLTEPAMKERGMLRAEAPFGSFFLREESTKPLIFLASGTGFAPIKALVEHMQQKNIQREIRFYWGGRRPKDIYMMELAQQWEKEIPNFTFVPVVSNALAEDNWTGRTGFVHHAVVEDMNDLSGWEVYACGAPIMVESAQKDFVEKCGLDAAVFYADAFTSEADLAS; from the coding sequence ATGAGCTATAAAATTACAGTAGAGCCCTCTGGTTTATCTTTTGAGGTTAAACCTGGGCAAAATATTTTAGATGCCGCTTTAGAGGCTGAAATCGTTTTACCCTATAGTTGCAGAGGGGGCGGATGCTCCACCTGTAAAGGTAAGGTCTTAGAGGGTGAGTTCGAGGCCGGAGAGGCACCCCAGCATATTCTAGAACAAGCAGATTTAGACCAAGGTTATACCTTGATGTGTCAGGCACAACCTAAATCTGATATGCGAATTGAGTCACCTCAAGCTCGTTTAACCACTGATATTCAGGTGAGAAAATTACCAGCTCGGGTTATGGAAATGGAGCGCATTAATGATGATGTGATGCGTTTAACCTTGCAACTACCTCCAGGCCAGCCTTTGATGTATTACGCTGGGCAGTACATGGAGGTGATCATGAAAGACGGTCGTCGTCGTAGTTACTCCATGGCGAACCCTCCTCAGGAAAATAATCAGATTGAGTTGCATATTCGTCATATGCCTGGTGGTGCGTTTACCGATCATGTGTTTGGTCTCACTGAGCCAGCAATGAAAGAGCGAGGCATGCTTCGTGCAGAGGCTCCTTTTGGCTCCTTCTTTTTACGTGAAGAAAGCACTAAGCCTTTAATTTTCCTTGCAAGTGGTACAGGGTTTGCGCCAATCAAAGCCTTGGTTGAACACATGCAGCAAAAAAATATTCAACGTGAAATTCGTTTTTACTGGGGTGGTCGTCGACCCAAAGACATCTATATGATGGAGCTGGCTCAGCAGTGGGAAAAAGAGATTCCCAATTTTACTTTTGTGCCTGTGGTATCGAATGCCTTGGCTGAGGACAACTGGACGGGTCGCACAGGCTTTGTTCACCATGCCGTGGTTGAGGATATGAATGATCTATCCGGCTGGGAGGTCTACGCATGTGGAGCACCAATTATGGTTGAAAGTGCACAAAAAGACTTTGTGGAAAAGTGTGGGCTAGATGCAGCCGTGTTTTATGCAGATGCCTTTACTTCTGAGGCCGATTTAGCTTCCTAA